Proteins from one Anopheles nili chromosome 2, idAnoNiliSN_F5_01, whole genome shotgun sequence genomic window:
- the LOC128730321 gene encoding transmembrane protease serine 9-like — MRIPRAVHWLTILGVISCGLAPVCGASSCERTYEANVQCGMPVPSPSGLPRQPAEAIHGEFPWHVAIYHIEFRIPVYCCGGSLITNRHVLTAAHCVVNANNGYTLARENFMLQLGYHELGLVVTGCSQEATVRQVYVHPQFQSGTYRHDLAIMELERPVRFNDRVLPVCLDTDEDDPASFYRQLGKVPGWGYTEFDEVATSLRMTEVPTVNYTHCLASNPPVFSNTIYDGMFCAGYANGTNVCNGDSGGGFVTYRHGRWELQGIVSFTALRDAEIAVCDTQQYAAFVKLRYYRGWIGSVLNGTWQWSKSEKLIQREDNNASERPDPVEHPTDCGKRKVNKMALIVNGVRSVAGEWPWHAAIFGVSKRSREYLCGGTLVSQRYILTAASCVSSWHHRKRPFVVQLGQDVLWESSLTGREVRVLDVETSDDSTMALLKLEVDVEYDDYIQPICLPTGRPNSSDSQSGNEVRIGSNGLITGFGQTDPHGNPSPYLQATLMPIVDNGLCVIYRIFEKHEAHRMFCAGHGNGTNACLGDQGGGFYEQSPDGVWTLTGVVGKINLYRKRCDPHGYVGLANVLHYLEWIMDRIRSALALAIPGPAPTAPKGDPKGHGKGCRRKHQHHHHHGHGSHESGGGHRRKGGSRESGSSEGSNESRERSITSSVKNVMQAKVDLVKDIHGVAGSTIKKIFG; from the exons ATGCGCATCCCGCGAGCAGTTCACTGGCTAACGATCTTGGGAGTGATCTCCTGCGGTCTAGCCCCGGTGTGTGGTGCTTCCTCCTGTGAGCGAACATACGAAGCTAACGTGCAGTGTGGCATGCCCGTACCAAGCCCGTCCGGATTGCCGAGACAACCTGCGGAAGCGATACACGGCGAGTTTCCCTGGCACGTTGCCATCTACCACATCGAGTTCCGCATCCCAGTGTACTGCTGTGGTGGTTCACTGATCACCAACCGGCATGTCCTGACGGCGGCTCATTGTGTGGTTAACGCTAACAACGGGTACACGTTGGCCCGTGAAAACTTCATGCTCCAGCTGGGCTACCACGAGCTAGGTCTCGTCGTGACGGGTTGTAGCCAGGAGGCGACCGTACGGCAGGTGTACGTACATCCACAGTTCCAGTCAGGTACCTACCGGCATGATTTGGCGATCATGGAGCTGGAACGTCCCGTGCGATTTAACGATCGCGTACTACCGGTTTGCCTCGACACGGATGAAGATGATCCAGCATCTTTTTACCGACAACTCGGTAAGGTCCCGGGTTGGGGCTACACAGAGTTTGATGAGGTGGCGACCTCACTACGGATGACTGAGGTCCCAACCGTCAACTACACGCACTGTCTGGCGAGTAACCCACCGGTGTTCTCGAACACCATCTACGACGGGATGTTCTGCGCTGGGTACGCTAATGGCACTAACGTTTGCAACGGTGATTCTGGAGGTGGTTTCGTGACATACCGGCATGGTCGTTGGGAGTTACAAGGTATCGTGTCTTTCACGGCTCTACGCGACGCGGAAATCGCCGTCTGTGACACACAACAGTACGCGGCGTTCGTGAAGCTGCGATACTACCGTGGTTGGATCGGAAGCGTCCTAAACGGGACCTGGCAGTGGTCTAAAAGCGAGAAGTTGATACAGCGCGAAGACAACAACGCCTCGGAACGTCCGGACCCGGTCGAACATCCGACCGACTGTGGTAAACGGAAGGTCAACAAAATGGCACTGATCGTAAATGGTGTCCGCAGTGTGGCCGGCGAATGGCCCTGGCATGCTGCGATCTTTGGTGTTTCGAAGCGATCGCGAGAGTACCTCTGCGGTGGGACACTCGTCAGCCAGCGTTACATCCTGACGGCGGCTAGTTGCGTTTCCAGTTGGCACCACCGAAAGCGACCGTTTGTGGTGCAACTCGGGCAAGATGTGCTGTGGGAGAGTTCACTTACGGGCCGGGAAGTTCGCGTGTTGGATGTGGAAACGAGTGATGATAGTACGATGGCACTGCTTAAGCTCGAAGTAGACGTGGAATATGACGACTACATTCAACCGATATGTCTCCCGACGGGCAGACCAAACTCCAGCGATTCTCAGTCTGGGAATGAAGTCCGGATCGGTTCGAATGGACTGATCACCGGGTTTGGGCAGACGGATCCTCACGGGAATCCTTCTCCGTATCTTCAAGCCACGTTGATGCCCATCGTCGACAATGGACTGTGCGTGATCTACCGCATTTTCGAGAAGCACGAAGCTCACAGAATGTTCTGCGCCGGCCATGGCAATG GAACCAACGCGTGTTTGGGTGATCAAGGTGGTGGCTTCTACGAGCAGTCACCTGATGGAGTCTGGACGTTGACGGGTGTCGTCGGTAAGATCAACCTCTATCGTAAACGGTGTGATCCTCACGGGTACGTCGGTCTGGCCAACGTACTGCACTATCTCGAGTGGATAATGGATCGGATACGAAGTGCTCTTGCTTTGGCCATCCCAGGTCCTGCACCCACCGCTCCAAAGGGTGATCCTAAGGGACACGGTAAGGGCTGTCGACGTAAGcatcaacaccatcaccatcacgggCATGGATCACACGAGTCGGGTGGTGGTCATAGGCGAAAAGGAGGCTCGCGGGAGAGTGGATCAAGTGAGGGAAGCAACGAAAGCCGAGAGCGTTCGATCACTTCGTCCGTTAAAAACGTGATGCAGGCTAAGGTGGATCTGGTGAAAGACATTCACGGTGTGGCCGGCTCGACAATTAAGAAGATTTTCGGTTAA